The Cellulomonas oligotrophica sequence TGGCCGGGCTCGTCGCCGCGGCGCGGCTGCTCGCCGCGCGCCGCGACGAGATCGCCGGCTCCGTCGTGCTGATGTTCCAGCCCGGCGAGGAGGGCCTCGGGGGTGCGCGCCTCATGATCGAGGAGGGCGTGCTCGACGCCGCGGGGGAGCGCGTCGTGGCCGCCTACGGGCTGCACGTCATGTCCTCGACGCTGCCCGCGGGCGTCGTCGCGTCGCGCCCCGGCACCCTCATGGCCGCGTCCGACACCGTGCACGTCACCGTCCACGGGCGCGGCGGGCACGGCTCCAAGCCGTACCTCGCGCTCGACCCGGTGCCGGTCGCGGCGGAGATCGTCCTCGCGCTGCAGACGATGGTCACGCGCCAGCTCGACGTGTTCGACCCCGTCGTCGTGACCGTCGGGCGCGTCGAGGCGGGGACGAAGGACAACATCATCCCGGAGGTCGCGTACCTCGACGCGACCGTGCGGACCTTCAGCGAGGCGACCCACGCGGCGGTGCCCGAGCGCATCGCCCGCGTCGCGCACCACGTGGCCGCCGCGCACGGGCTCACCGCCACCGTCGACTACCAGCGCGGCTACCCCGTGACGGCCAACGACGCCCACGAGGTCGCCCGCGCCGCCTCCCTGACGCGCGCGACGTTCGGCGCCGACGCCTGGGTCGACGCCGCCGAGCCGGTGCCGGGGGCGGAGGACTTCTCGTACGTGCTCCAGGAGGTGCCGGGCGCGTTCGTGTTCGTCGGTGCCACGCCCGCGGGCGAGGACCCGGCCACGGCCCCGTACAACCACAGCCCGCAGGCGCGGTTCGCCGACGACGCGCTGGCCGTGGGGCCCGCGCTCCTCGCGGCGCTGGCGCTGGACCGGCTCGCCGAGGGCTGAGCGCCGCCCGGCTCAGGCGTGCCGGACGCAGCGCGTCGCGGTCGGGCGCGCGGCCAGCCGGGCGTCGTCGATCGGCGCGCCGTCGACCTCGCACCGCCCCCAGGTGCCCGCCGCGACCCGGTCGAGGGCCGCGTCGACCTCGACCAGGCGCCGGCGGGCGTCGGCGGCCAGCGCCTCCAGCTGGGCGCGCTCGAACGCGATCGTCGCGCCCTCGGGGTCGTGCTCGTCGTCGACGTTGGCCCCGCGGGCGGCCTCGACGACGTCCGTGCGGGCCGCGCCGAGCCCGTCGAGACGGTCGAGCACCTCGGCGCGCAGCGCGTGCAGCAGGGCGCGTGCCCGGTCGGCCTCCACCCGGGCAGTCCACCACGCGCCCGGTGCGGCCGCGCGGCGCGGCGGACGGGGCGGGCGAGAATGCGCGTGCCCGGCCCGGTAGCCTGGGGCCGCCAGCACTGGCAGCACCGACATCAGCAGCACCCGACAGCAGCAAGGGGTCCGACGTGCCCACCGGCAAGGTCAAGTGGTTCGACAGCGAGCGCGGCTTCGGCTTCATCGCCACCGACGACGGTGGCGAGGTCTTCCTGCACGCGTCCGCGCTGCCCGCCGGGGTCACGGCGCCCAAGCCGGGCACCAAGGTGGACTTCGGCGTGGCGGACGGCCGCCGCGGCCCGCAGGCCCTGTCCGTGACGTTCCTCGACCCGGTCCCCTCGGTCGTCAAGGCCAAGCGGCCGCCGGCCGACGAGATGGCCGTGGTCGTCGAGGACCTCATCAAGGTGCTCGACAACATCGGCAACGACCTGCGCCGCGGGCGGTACCCCGAGGGCTCGCGCTCGACCCAGTACGCGAGCCTGCTGCGGGCCGTCGCGGACAAGCTCGAGGCCTGAGCGTGGCCACCAAGGACGCCGTCCTCGACCGGGCCGTGGACCTCGCGCGCGAGGTCGCGCTGGAGATCGCGCACGAGCCCACCGACGTCGGGGACTACCTCGGTGCCGTGCACGAGGGCGAGCGCCTGGTCTCCCACCGGTTCGCGTGCACCGCGCGCGGCTACCGCGGGTGGGAGTGGACCGTCACGGTCGCCCGCGTGCCGCGCGGGCGGACCGCCACGGTCTGCGAGGCCGAGCTGCTGCCCGGCGAGGACGCGGTGCTGGGCGCCGCGTGGGTGCCGTGGTCCGAGCGGCTGCGCCCCGGGGACATCGGGCCCGGCGACGTCGTGCCGTTCCGCGCCGACGACCCGCGCCTGGAGCCCGGGTGGACGCCGTCCGGCGACCCCGAGCTCGACGCCGTCGCCATCGAGGAGCT is a genomic window containing:
- a CDS encoding M20 metallopeptidase family protein encodes the protein MLDETAALRHALHRVPEIGLDLPRTQRLVLDALEPLGLEVRTGTALSSVVAVLRGARPGPAVLLRGDMDALPVTEDTGEPFTSGHAGVMHACGHDQHVAGLVAAARLLAARRDEIAGSVVLMFQPGEEGLGGARLMIEEGVLDAAGERVVAAYGLHVMSSTLPAGVVASRPGTLMAASDTVHVTVHGRGGHGSKPYLALDPVPVAAEIVLALQTMVTRQLDVFDPVVVTVGRVEAGTKDNIIPEVAYLDATVRTFSEATHAAVPERIARVAHHVAAAHGLTATVDYQRGYPVTANDAHEVARAASLTRATFGADAWVDAAEPVPGAEDFSYVLQEVPGAFVFVGATPAGEDPATAPYNHSPQARFADDALAVGPALLAALALDRLAEG
- a CDS encoding TraR/DksA family transcriptional regulator, with the translated sequence MEADRARALLHALRAEVLDRLDGLGAARTDVVEAARGANVDDEHDPEGATIAFERAQLEALAADARRRLVEVDAALDRVAAGTWGRCEVDGAPIDDARLAARPTATRCVRHA
- a CDS encoding cold-shock protein, with the protein product MPTGKVKWFDSERGFGFIATDDGGEVFLHASALPAGVTAPKPGTKVDFGVADGRRGPQALSVTFLDPVPSVVKAKRPPADEMAVVVEDLIKVLDNIGNDLRRGRYPEGSRSTQYASLLRAVADKLEA